From the genome of Gracilinanus agilis isolate LMUSP501 chromosome 2, AgileGrace, whole genome shotgun sequence, one region includes:
- the LOC123236103 gene encoding olfactory receptor 4F6-like, with product MDEVNHSVVAEFVFLGLSDSREIQLLLFLFSSVVYLASILGNLLILLTVIFDPHLHSPMYFLLANLSFIDMGGCSIAAPKMICDLFRNHKVISFGGCVAQIFFSHALGGVEMVLLIAMAFDRYVAICKPLHYLTIMNPRMCILLLILAWITGITHSGVQLAFVVDLPFCGPNVLDSFFCDLPQFIKLACTDTYQLQFMVNANSGFISLVCFCVLLISYVFILVTVQKHSSGVSSKALSTLAAHITVVFLFFCPLIFFYTWPHPISHLDKFLAIFDAVITPFLNPVIYTFRNKEMKLGMRRMYSRLVLLKKFS from the coding sequence ATGGATGAAGTGAATCATTCTGTAGTGGCTGAATTTGTGTTTCTTGGACTCTCTGATTCACGGGAGATCcaacttcttctcttcctcttctcctctgtaGTCTATTTGGCAAGTATTCTGGGAAACCTGCTCATTTTGCTCACTGTGATTTTTGATCCTCACTTACACTCTCCCATGTACTTCTTGTTGGCCAATCTCTCCTTCATTGACATGGGAGGTTGCTCCATTGCAGCTCCTAAAATGATTTGTGATCTTTTCAGGAATCACAAAGTCATCTCATTTGGTGGCTGTGTTGCTCAGATTTTCTTTAGTCATGCTCTTGGAGGGGTTGAGATGGTATTGCTCATTGCCATGGCATTTGACAGATATGTTGCCATATGTAAACCTCTCCACTACCTGACCATTATGAATCCAAGAATGTGCATTTTGCTTTTGATTCTTGCCTGGATCACAGGAATCACCCACTCAGGGGTTCAATTGGCATTTGTTGTAGATTTGCCCTTTTGTGGTCCTAATGTATTAGACAGTTTTTTCTGTGACCTTCCTCAGTTCATCAAACTGGCATGTACTGACACCTATCAGCTACAATTCATGGTCAATGCTaatagtggattcatttcccTGGTTTGCTTTTGTGTATTGCTCATCTCCTATGTCTTCATCTTAGTCACGGTTCAGAAACATTCCTCAGGAGTCTCATCCAAGGCCCTCTCCACTCTGGCAGCTCACATCACTGTGGTGTTTTTATTCTTTtgccctttgatttttttctatacaTGGCCTCACCCTATTTCCCACCTTGATAAATTCCTTGCCATCTTTGATGCTGTTATTACTCCCTTTCTGAATCCAGTCATCTATACATTCAGGAACAAAGAGATGAAGTTGGGAATGAGGAGGATGTACAGTCGTCTTGTTCTCTTAAAGAAATTCTCTTAA